One region of Bacillus pumilus genomic DNA includes:
- a CDS encoding ABC-F family ATP-binding cassette domain-containing protein, producing the protein MSLLNVEGLYKTYGEKTLFDHISFHIEPKERIGLIGPNGTGKSTLLKVIAGLESFEEGDITKAGTLDIEFLEQDPEMNGDETILDYIFSGTAPMIQTMKAYEQALADLEHDPQNEAKQEALMRMQNRMDQEDAWDANLSAKTILTKLGVKDVSRSVHALSGGQKKRVAIAKNLIQPAGLLILDEPTNHLDNATIEWLEGYLSQYSGAVILVTHDRYFLNRVANRIYELNQGQLYTYKGNYEVFLEKRAEREAEAQVKETKRQNLLRRELAWLRRGAKARTTKQKARIGRAEELMDQKGPDAKGELDFAIGSHRLGKQVIEAEDLSISFAGQILVERFTDLVVPGDRIGFIGPNGVGKTTLLNCLAGKIEPTSGQLTIGQTVRIGYYTQDHKEMDEELTIIEYIKETAEIVKTSDGAIVTAEQMLERFLFPRSMQRTFIRKLSGGERRRLYLLKVLMEEPNVLFLDEPTNDLDTETLSILEDYLEQFPGVVMTVSHDRYFLDRVVHRLLVFEGNGRISHYQGAYSDYMEQEKEAKRTETKPAEKQVEAAPKKRKKLSYKDQLEWDGIEDRIQALEEKHQQLEASIAEAGSDFGKIQELMDEQKAVAEELEQAMDRWTELSIMIEELEG; encoded by the coding sequence ATGAGTTTATTGAATGTTGAAGGATTATATAAAACCTATGGCGAGAAAACGCTGTTTGATCATATTTCTTTTCATATAGAACCAAAGGAACGCATCGGATTGATTGGACCAAACGGAACAGGAAAGTCAACGCTCCTAAAGGTCATTGCAGGACTTGAATCGTTTGAGGAGGGTGACATCACGAAGGCAGGGACACTTGATATCGAATTTCTTGAGCAGGACCCTGAAATGAACGGGGATGAAACGATTCTCGATTACATTTTTTCTGGAACAGCACCCATGATTCAAACGATGAAGGCATATGAACAGGCACTCGCTGATTTAGAGCATGATCCGCAAAATGAAGCAAAACAAGAGGCGCTCATGCGCATGCAAAATCGAATGGATCAGGAAGACGCATGGGATGCGAACCTGTCAGCCAAAACGATTTTGACAAAGCTTGGCGTCAAAGATGTGAGCCGTTCTGTTCATGCCTTATCAGGCGGACAGAAAAAGCGTGTCGCGATTGCTAAAAATTTAATTCAGCCTGCGGGATTGCTGATTTTAGATGAGCCAACCAACCATCTCGATAATGCAACGATTGAATGGCTCGAAGGATATTTGAGTCAATACAGCGGTGCTGTCATTCTGGTGACGCATGATCGTTATTTCCTCAACCGTGTGGCCAATCGAATTTATGAATTGAATCAAGGACAGCTTTATACGTATAAAGGAAATTATGAAGTCTTTTTAGAAAAAAGAGCGGAACGAGAAGCAGAGGCTCAGGTGAAAGAAACGAAGCGTCAAAACTTACTCAGACGCGAGCTTGCATGGCTGAGAAGAGGGGCAAAAGCAAGAACGACGAAGCAGAAAGCACGCATCGGCAGAGCCGAAGAGCTGATGGATCAAAAAGGGCCTGATGCGAAGGGAGAGCTGGATTTCGCCATCGGTTCCCATCGCCTAGGAAAACAAGTCATAGAGGCAGAAGACTTATCGATTTCATTTGCTGGCCAGATCCTTGTGGAGCGGTTTACAGACTTAGTCGTACCGGGCGACCGGATTGGGTTTATCGGACCGAATGGAGTCGGAAAAACGACGCTCCTCAACTGTCTAGCGGGTAAAATTGAACCGACTTCAGGACAATTGACGATTGGACAAACCGTTCGTATTGGCTATTACACGCAGGATCACAAGGAAATGGATGAAGAGCTGACGATCATTGAATACATCAAGGAAACAGCTGAAATCGTTAAGACATCTGATGGCGCCATAGTGACAGCAGAGCAAATGCTGGAGCGGTTCCTATTCCCAAGATCCATGCAACGGACGTTTATTCGCAAGCTGTCAGGGGGAGAACGCCGCAGATTGTATTTACTGAAAGTCTTAATGGAAGAACCGAATGTTCTCTTTTTAGATGAGCCGACGAACGATCTTGATACGGAGACCCTCAGCATTTTAGAGGATTATTTAGAACAGTTTCCTGGCGTTGTCATGACCGTATCGCATGATCGTTATTTCTTAGACCGAGTAGTTCATCGTCTGCTTGTCTTTGAAGGAAATGGCCGCATTTCACACTACCAAGGTGCTTACAGCGATTACATGGAGCAAGAAAAAGAGGCGAAGCGGACAGAGACAAAGCCTGCTGAGAAACAAGTAGAAGCGGCGCCTAAAAAGAGAAAAAAACTTTCTTATAAAGACCAGCTTGAATGGGACGGAATTGAAGACCGGATTCAGGCATTAGAGGAAAAACATCAGCAGCTTGAAGCCAGCATTGCAGAAGCAGGCAGTGATTTTGGGAAAATTCAAGAGCTGATGGACGAACAAAAAGCCGTTGCTGAAGAACTAGAACAAGCAATGGACCGCTGGACAGAACTGTCGATCATGATTGAGGAATTAGAGGGTTAA